The Monodelphis domestica isolate mMonDom1 chromosome 5, mMonDom1.pri, whole genome shotgun sequence DNA segment CCATCAGAGATAATAATGTCTAAAATTaaaattggcttttttttttttgagagtggGCAAGGGAACTGGGGAAGCAATATTACTCCCCCAAAATATTACcaaatattaccaaaaaaaagattaaatgtgTCAGCTGTCCAAACACTAGTAAGACTATGTGCTTTATACAGCAGCAATGCAGTCAAACAGGAAAGGTCTCTTCCTGCCGGGATGAAGTACAGCAAGTCAACACACTTCTTATGAAGAAGGGCAAGAGGACAGAAGCTAATGCTTGGAGTTCTGCTGCATCTAAAGTCTTCGTTGAGCAGCAGCAGCCTACATTCTTCAGTGTTGGGTCACAGGATCAGAGAATGAACTCTGGGAGAGCACTTGATTCTCTGAGGCTGGGTCATCGTTACAGGCTTTGTTTAAATAACATTTCCTAGCTTGCTGCAGCAGGTCATCCTTCCGCTGTGCTAACATCCGTTGGCGTTCATCAGCTGACTTAGCGAACCAGGTCCCTCCAGCTTTAAAGTCCTTTACCTCATTGGGCTCAGCTTCCAATTCCTGGACGTCTGACATCTCTCCCAACCTGGGACCGAGGTCAAGGGGCCCACGCTCAGCCTGTGCAGGGAAAGGTACTTGAATTCGTCCGTCTAAAATATTGTCTGTTGTTGTTTCAACCGAGTGTGTCAGTTGTAAATCCTGTAGAACCAGATCGTATGGAACCTcgggaaacatttcttgaatctGCCGCGCCATTGCATGAAGCTGGGAATTGCATGCTTCAGTAATGCCAAGGATCTTGGTGGTATGCATCAGTTCCACTGAAAAACTGGGCAGCCATCGAGCAAATTGCGAGCCATCAAAGTGGAAGATGTGGTTGTGCTCATTTAGGCAAGGTCGATCTTCAGCTGCTGCCACAGGCCCCAGATTCTCATCCAAGGTCTCTCCTGGCTGGTCTTCTCTGATTTGATTGTCAGGGGAATTCAGAGACATTCTGAAGTTTGGGCAGAAGGGGAGGCAGGAGCTTGTCTTACTAGTTGCATTTCTGTAATATCTTCTCCATATCTTCTCCTCAGTcttgctactactactacactagTGGGAGTCATAACCATTTCTTTTGAGAAACAGTGTACGAATCTCTGAAGAAGAAAACATAGGAGGAAAAAACATAGTTCCAtgttaaatacatacatacatacacaaacatatatgagGACCaattttttaattagaaagtAGTTTAAAGGACATCAAATTGAATGAAcccttttaaatgaaatatttacttAAAAATCAAATACCAACCATCAATACCACCAATTCCACTTGCTTGGTAACTACTTGCCATTTTAAATTACCTAATTTCAATGCATAAAGTATCATTACAACTTTTTCGGTACTCTAGCTCAAGgttttgtccttttattcttaCTCACTCTTCCTCTTATATGGCTGATCCTAGTTTATACTTCATTTCCTTGTCAGcttcttttctttgaaatgttTCACAAAGGCCACTCCAGTGTACTCTACTACTCACCCCTATTTGTCTTAAACGCAGCATAAAAATGATAGCTTTCCATTGAATTGAGGTAGCACATTTTTAATCATCTCTCTATTGTTGGGACAATTGGACTACTTATTAGGGGCTTTTTGTTTGCTTGCAATTATGTAAAATGCTACAGAGAAATTTTTGAAGAAGTGCCTCTGAGTATCTTACTAGCAGAACCACAAATTCTTGGATTTGAAAGGTACTCTGATTCAGCCACGCTCACAATGGAGTAATCCCTTTGATATCATTAATGATACATCATCATCCAGAATCGTTACTTTGAGACGTGCCTTTTGATTGGTGAGCAGAACTATCTGATCAAAAATTCTCCCTATCATGTCTACCAATTGATTCTACCTTTGACCTATGGAATATGATCAGTTAGTCAACTATTTTTCTTAAGGATTTACTATGTTCAGGGCACTGTTGTAATGGGGAAAAACATGGAAACTACTGTGTACAAATAAActgtatacagaataaattggaggtaGTCTCAAAAGGAGGGCACCAGTATTAAGGGgaatgggaaaggcttcttaaagAAGATGGGCTTTTGCTGAGATTTAAAGGATCCAAAGAAGcttggaggcagagatgaggaggcaaTTCTAGTCATGaaagacagccagtgaaaatccTTGGAGTCGGGAAATAGTATCATTTTTGAGAAATAGCAAGGAAATAGCATATGAAAGAAAATAAGCTGTAAAAGTAGAGAAGGGtaaggttatgaagggcttcaaaAACCAA contains these protein-coding regions:
- the LOC103102665 gene encoding E3 ubiquitin-protein ligase AMFR-like; this encodes MSLNSPDNQIREDQPGETLDENLGPVAAAEDRPCLNEHNHIFHFDGSQFARWLPSFSVELMHTTKILGITEACNSQLHAMARQIQEMFPEVPYDLVLQDLQLTHSVETTTDNILDGRIQVPFPAQAERGPLDLGPRLGEMSDVQELEAEPNEVKDFKAGGTWFAKSADERQRMLAQRKDDLLQQARKCYLNKACNDDPASENQVLSQSSFSDPVTQH